A genome region from Maniola jurtina chromosome 22, ilManJurt1.1, whole genome shotgun sequence includes the following:
- the LOC123876744 gene encoding uncharacterized protein LOC123876744: MNWLPLLCTVLTLNSFAEARSSKKSKTTKKYLTRSEYFETVLRYARRLDSLLKITCEDNKNWLTETYTNNGYMISYDLDGLNESTLDVKIQNRVLFTIIDQTNNLDPFVDVRMLPMMVDVNRAEWYIENRVLKVVVPFSVRLSEAMPKTCEFDDTDFAVPETIEVFESF, encoded by the coding sequence ATGAACTGGTTACCGCTTTTGTGTACCGTTCTAACTCTCAACAGCTTCGCCGAAGCCCGCTCTTCGAAAAAAAGTAAaaccacaaaaaaatatttaacgcGATCAGAATATTTTGAAACTGTTTTAAGGTACGCCCGCAGACTAGACAGTCTTCTGAAGATTACTTGTGAGGATAATAAAAATTGGCTCACGGAGACCTATACTAACAATGGTTACATGATATCTTATGACCTCGATGGATTGAACGAATCGACTCTTGATGTGAAAATCCAAAATAGAGTGTTGTTCACGATTATTGATCAGACGAACAACCTGGATCCTTTTGTAGATGTGAGGATGTTACCAATGATGGTGGATGTCAATCGTGCAGAGTGGTACATAGAGAATCGTGTGCTAAAAGTAGTGGTACCTTTTAGTGTTAGACTCAGTGAAGCTATGCCAAAAACTTGCGAATTTGATGATACAGATTTTGCTGTTCCTGAGACAATTGAGGTTTTTGAATCATTTTAA